One Novosphingobium sp. G106 DNA segment encodes these proteins:
- a CDS encoding HAD family acid phosphatase, with amino-acid sequence MRKLAPALLLALAGCASAPVAPPQTAAPPPPVQAEADKPPAGMQYLYGSAEAAALSIQAYNALIAAVRTNLATSRPPTSAILAPEGTTAPSCAGKPLAAVFDMDETAVLNLGFEYNDARSGKGYDPALWARWEQTGADKVAAVPGAKAAFETLRAMNITPIINTNRGAASAEKTTEALAFAGLGDFRHGETLFLKGDVDGKSGKDGRRMAIAAKWCVVALGGDQLGDFTDALAGAPAARRAAVTAEPYLSYWGHRWFVLPNPVYGTGLGSGWDDTFPADKRWADPAAQGVK; translated from the coding sequence GTGAGGAAGCTAGCGCCGGCGCTGCTGCTCGCGCTGGCCGGTTGCGCGTCGGCGCCCGTGGCACCGCCGCAGACCGCCGCGCCGCCTCCGCCAGTACAGGCCGAGGCGGACAAGCCGCCGGCGGGAATGCAGTATCTCTACGGCTCGGCTGAGGCTGCGGCGCTGAGCATCCAGGCCTACAATGCGCTGATTGCCGCGGTCCGCACCAATCTCGCCACGAGCCGTCCGCCGACATCGGCGATCCTGGCACCCGAGGGAACGACCGCGCCGTCCTGCGCCGGCAAGCCGCTCGCCGCGGTGTTCGATATGGACGAGACCGCCGTGCTCAACCTCGGCTTCGAATATAACGATGCCAGGTCGGGCAAGGGCTATGACCCCGCGCTCTGGGCGCGTTGGGAACAGACCGGCGCAGACAAGGTCGCCGCGGTGCCCGGCGCAAAGGCGGCTTTCGAGACGCTGCGCGCGATGAACATCACGCCGATCATCAACACCAATCGCGGCGCGGCCTCGGCCGAGAAGACGACCGAGGCGCTGGCCTTCGCCGGCCTCGGCGACTTCCGCCACGGCGAGACGCTGTTCCTCAAGGGCGACGTCGATGGGAAGTCGGGCAAGGACGGCCGCCGCATGGCGATCGCCGCCAAGTGGTGCGTCGTCGCGCTCGGCGGCGACCAGCTCGGTGACTTCACCGACGCGCTCGCGGGTGCTCCTGCCGCCCGCCGCGCCGCAGTGACGGCCGAGCCTTACCTATCCTACTGGGGCCACCGCTGGTTCGTCCTGCCAAACCCGGTTTACGGCACCGGCCTCGGCAGCGGCTGGGACGACACGTTCCCCGCCGACAAGCGCTGGGCCGACCCCGCAGCTCAAGGAGTGAAATAA
- a CDS encoding HAD-IA family hydrolase, translating to MIRKFSAVIFDFGGVITASPFEAFARLEAERGLPPGLVRRINTLNPDGNAWARLERSEIDTATFDTLFAEEAAALGHVLPGRDVLSVIAGKVRPEMVTALGKLRGAGYRLGCITNNMRSEESKPGVGAMGPYAEAMGHFEHVIESATAGVRKPDPRIYAMMCQALALPPEACVYLDDLGINCKPAAAMGMHAIKVTSGAQALVDLGAALGMELA from the coding sequence TTGATACGCAAATTCAGTGCCGTGATCTTCGACTTCGGCGGCGTCATCACGGCTTCGCCGTTCGAGGCCTTCGCCCGGCTCGAAGCGGAGCGCGGATTGCCGCCGGGCCTGGTTCGACGGATCAATACGCTGAACCCCGATGGCAATGCCTGGGCGCGGCTCGAACGGTCGGAGATCGACACGGCCACGTTCGACACGCTGTTTGCCGAGGAAGCGGCCGCCTTGGGCCATGTTCTGCCCGGCCGCGATGTGCTTTCGGTGATCGCCGGCAAGGTCCGCCCGGAGATGGTGACGGCCTTGGGGAAGCTGCGCGGCGCTGGCTATCGCCTGGGCTGCATCACCAACAACATGCGCTCCGAGGAGAGCAAGCCGGGTGTCGGCGCGATGGGCCCCTATGCCGAGGCGATGGGCCATTTCGAGCATGTCATCGAGAGCGCCACTGCGGGCGTACGCAAGCCCGATCCACGGATCTATGCGATGATGTGTCAGGCGCTGGCGCTGCCGCCCGAAGCCTGCGTCTATCTCGACGACCTCGGGATCAACTGCAAGCCGGCCGCGGCGATGGGCATGCACGCGATCAAGGTCACCAGCGGCGCGCAGGCGCTGGTGGATCTCGGCGCGGCGCTGGGGATGGAACTGGCCTAG
- a CDS encoding tRNA (cytidine(34)-2'-O)-methyltransferase yields MRIALFEPEIAGNVGAVLRLGACFGAEIDLIEPMGFTWDDRRVRRTAMDYIDHVSVTRHAGFDAFKATTGSQRLVLFTTKSSQSAYEFAFQADDVLLFGKESAGVPVAVAEACDARLRIPMRPQVRSMNLATSAALALGEALRQTGTLPG; encoded by the coding sequence ATGCGCATTGCCCTGTTCGAGCCCGAAATCGCGGGAAACGTCGGCGCCGTCCTGCGGCTCGGCGCCTGCTTCGGTGCTGAGATAGACCTGATCGAGCCGATGGGCTTCACCTGGGACGATCGCAGAGTGCGCCGCACCGCGATGGACTATATCGATCACGTCAGCGTCACTCGCCACGCCGGCTTCGATGCGTTCAAGGCTACGACCGGTTCGCAAAGGCTGGTGCTGTTCACCACGAAGAGCAGCCAATCGGCCTACGAGTTCGCCTTCCAGGCCGACGATGTCCTGCTTTTCGGGAAGGAAAGCGCGGGCGTGCCCGTTGCCGTGGCGGAGGCCTGCGACGCGCGATTGCGCATTCCGATGCGGCCGCAGGTGCGCTCGATGAACCTGGCCACTTCGGCGGCGCTCGCGCTGGGCGAAGCCTTGCGCCAGACGGGAACGCTGCCCGGCTGA
- a CDS encoding sugar phosphate isomerase/epimerase encodes MLGIERLGLFGMPPPQIVALAADLGCDCVGIGLAPAPGGYNPDDHPAWNLREDPAQRRETVAAARDLGVRIAIVEGFAVLPDNDMGGFAGDLDLVAELGCDRINVVSIGKDMNQAIDGFGVLSEIAAERGLQVSAEMGSLGPLDRVAPALEVTRGVGRPNFSLVIDSMHFFRLGNSLADFAALDPALIGYVQLADAPWAPRFDTYMEEAMYERMAPGDGELPLQEFVRLVPEDVVISLEIPIRSLAEAGIGPRERTRRCVEGARRLLAAR; translated from the coding sequence ATGCTGGGTATCGAACGGCTCGGCCTTTTCGGCATGCCGCCACCGCAGATCGTCGCGCTCGCCGCCGATCTCGGCTGCGACTGCGTGGGCATCGGCCTGGCCCCGGCACCGGGCGGCTACAATCCCGACGACCACCCCGCCTGGAACCTGCGCGAGGATCCGGCGCAGCGCCGCGAAACGGTGGCAGCAGCACGCGATCTCGGCGTGCGGATCGCCATCGTCGAGGGTTTTGCCGTTCTGCCGGACAACGACATGGGCGGCTTCGCCGGCGACCTCGATCTGGTCGCCGAACTCGGCTGCGACCGGATCAACGTCGTCTCGATCGGCAAGGACATGAACCAGGCGATCGACGGCTTCGGCGTTCTTTCCGAGATCGCGGCGGAACGCGGACTGCAGGTGAGCGCCGAGATGGGCTCGCTCGGCCCGCTCGACCGCGTCGCGCCGGCGCTCGAAGTCACCCGCGGGGTCGGCCGGCCGAATTTCTCGCTGGTGATCGATTCGATGCACTTCTTCCGCCTGGGCAACAGCCTGGCGGATTTCGCTGCGCTCGATCCGGCGCTGATCGGCTACGTCCAGCTGGCCGACGCGCCCTGGGCGCCGCGCTTCGACACTTACATGGAAGAGGCGATGTACGAGCGCATGGCTCCGGGCGACGGCGAGCTGCCACTGCAGGAATTCGTCCGCCTGGTGCCTGAGGACGTGGTCATCAGCCTCGAGATCCCGATACGCTCGCTCGCCGAGGCGGGGATCGGCCCGCGCGAGCGGACCCGGCGCTGCGTTGAGGGCGCACGCCGGCTTCTGGCCGCTCGCTGA
- a CDS encoding CoA transferase subunit A, giving the protein MNKIYPSAAAALDGVLRDGLLIACGGFGLCGIPERLLDAVRDSGVKDLTFASNNAGIDNEGIGKLLRTHQVRKMIASYVGENKEFERQYLSGELEVEFCPQGTLAERMRAGGAGIPGFYTKTGVGTLIAEGKETKVFEGEEYVLERGIFADLSLVKAWKADETGNVIFRKTARNFNVPAATCGKVCVVEVEEIVPAGSLDPDAIHLPGVYVQRLIVGAPYDKKIEFRTVRERETA; this is encoded by the coding sequence ATGAACAAGATCTATCCCTCAGCCGCCGCCGCCCTCGACGGGGTGCTGCGCGACGGCCTGCTGATCGCCTGCGGCGGTTTCGGCCTTTGCGGTATCCCCGAGCGTCTGCTCGACGCGGTGCGCGACAGCGGCGTCAAGGATCTGACTTTCGCCTCGAACAATGCCGGCATCGACAACGAGGGCATCGGCAAGCTGCTGCGCACGCATCAGGTGCGCAAGATGATCGCGAGCTACGTCGGCGAGAACAAGGAGTTCGAGCGCCAGTACCTTTCGGGCGAGCTCGAGGTCGAATTCTGCCCCCAGGGCACCCTGGCCGAGCGCATGCGCGCGGGCGGCGCGGGCATCCCGGGCTTCTACACCAAGACCGGCGTCGGCACCTTGATCGCCGAGGGCAAGGAAACCAAGGTGTTCGAAGGCGAGGAATATGTCCTCGAACGCGGCATCTTCGCCGATCTCAGCCTGGTGAAGGCCTGGAAGGCCGATGAAACCGGCAACGTCATCTTCCGCAAGACCGCGCGCAATTTCAACGTGCCCGCCGCGACCTGCGGCAAGGTCTGTGTCGTCGAAGTGGAAGAGATCGTGCCCGCGGGCTCGCTCGATCCCGATGCGATCCATCTGCCGGGCGTCTATGTCCAGCGGCTGATCGTCGGCGCCCCCTATGACAAGAAGATCGAGTTCCGCACCGTACGCGAAAGGGAAACGGCGTGA